The Xenorhabdus poinarii G6 nucleotide sequence CTTCGTTTCGGTTTAGATGCGTTCGCAATGCTACAAGTCAACTTTTGGCTATGTGGTGCCATGCTATTTGTTTACCTCATTGCCCGTCGTTTTTTTCCGTTATATGCAATCATCTCGACATTTGCAGCTGGATTGATTATCTGTATTTTCAACGGTGACTTAAATTGGGTCAGTGAAAATGAGATGTTTTCCAAACCGGAATTCGTGACGCCGCAATTTAGCGTAACCACACTCATTGGTGTTGGAATTCCGTTTTTTATCGTCACGATGGCTTCGCAAAATGCACCGGGGATTGCCATACCGCAAGCGGCAGGATACCCTCCCCGCACATCAACATTACTCATCTGGACATCCTTGGTGGCCATGATTCTGGCTCCTTTGGGGGGATTCAGTATCTGTATTGCGGCAATTTCGGCTGCTATTTGCATGGGAAGTGATGTTCACCCAGATCCGAAGAAACGGTACATGGCTGCCGTCACTGCTGGTTTTTTCTATTTGTTGGCAGGAATTTTTGGTGGCGCCATTTTCTCTTTGTTCAGCGCTTTTCCAACCTCATTGATAAAGATTTTGGCTGGATTGGCACTGCTTGGCACTTTTACTAATAGCCTGAACCAAGCGATTAAGGATGAATCGGCCAGAGATGCGGCGATTATCTGTTTCCTGATCACGGCCTCTGGAGCTAATTTATTGGGTATCAGTTCCGCATTTTGGGGATTACTCGGCGGAATGATTGCTCATAGCGTATTGAAAAAACGGCTGGGGTAGACGGCAAGGCAAGTGTTCCGC carries:
- a CDS encoding benzoate/H(+) symporter BenE family transporter; protein product: MSNLSFVRGFSPATFITGFVAVLVAYASSVAVILQAATAIGVESSQIGAWLSMLGLGMGITTIALSRYYRTPILTAWSTPGIALLATNVSNMSVNEAVGIFIFSSALMLICGITGFFARLMNAIPHTIAAAMLAGILLRFGLDAFAMLQVNFWLCGAMLFVYLIARRFFPLYAIISTFAAGLIICIFNGDLNWVSENEMFSKPEFVTPQFSVTTLIGVGIPFFIVTMASQNAPGIAIPQAAGYPPRTSTLLIWTSLVAMILAPLGGFSICIAAISAAICMGSDVHPDPKKRYMAAVTAGFFYLLAGIFGGAIFSLFSAFPTSLIKILAGLALLGTFTNSLNQAIKDESARDAAIICFLITASGANLLGISSAFWGLLGGMIAHSVLKKRLG